A stretch of Aedes aegypti strain LVP_AGWG chromosome 2, AaegL5.0 Primary Assembly, whole genome shotgun sequence DNA encodes these proteins:
- the LOC5571376 gene encoding adult-specific cuticular protein ACP-20 — MIKVFAIVAALTTTATAYIVGNGYNIVTKHATQYYGSGQGSGENYGNAGYGDTSYGGQGNVGYITPGNLGYMNKGSKYDNYDQYDHKDYYAYPKYKFNYGVQDSHTGDHKSQWEIRDGDVVKGGYSFYEPDGTKRVVEYTSDKHSGFNAVVKKIGHAHHPQVYATENGISGGGYDGHHDESYSYNNIH; from the exons atgattAAG GTTTTCGCGATCGTTGCTGCCCTAACAACTACAGCCACTGCATATATCGTTGGTAATGGATACAACATTGTGACGAAACACGCTACACAGTATTACGGAAGTGGACAAGGATCTGGTGAAAACTACGGAAATGCTGGATACGGTGATACTAGCTATGGAGGCCAAGGAAATGTGGGCTACATAACACCAGGAAACTTGGGGTACATGAACAAGGGCTCTAAGTATGACAACTACGACCAGTATGATCATAAAGATTATTATGCCTATCCAAAGTACAAGTTCAACTATGGCGTTCAAGATTCGCACACCGGCGATCATAAGAGTCAATGGGAAATCCGTGATGGAGATGTCGTGAAGGGTGGATATTCTTTTTACGAACCTGATGGCACCAAGAGAGTGGTTGAGTACACCTCAGACAAACATAGTGGATTCAATGCTGTCGTGAAAAAGATCGGCCATGCTCATCACCCGCAAGTTTATGCTACAGaaaatggaatctctggaggtggATATGATGGGCACCATGATGAAAGCTACAGCTACAATAATATACACTGA